A region of the Geomonas subterranea genome:
AACGACGCCATCCTGCGCCGCATGCCCTGCAGCATCCTGCTCATCAAAAGGGAGCCGGATTCGGTCGAGTGGTAGCTCGCGTGACGCGAAGGGAGATTGCCCATGCAGCGATGGTTCTGCACCATTTGCCAGTACGTCTATGACCCCGATGAAGGGGACCCGGTGAACGATGTCCCCCCCGATATTTCCTTCGAGGAGTTGCTGCCGGACTGGCACTGCCCCGTGTGCAAGGCCGCCAAGAGCTTCTTCGAACCATACCCCGAGGAGCCCGAGCGGTGAGAGATGGAAAAAATGGATGAACACCTGCAAGGGCAGGTCCCGGGACCTGCCCTTTTTCTGTGGGGTTAAATGTCGACGGCAGAAAAGTCCGGTGTGGCCTCTGCAGCGAACAGCGCGCAGTCGGGATGCCTGCAGACGATGTCATAGCCGACAGGCAGCGCGTAACCGCATTCGGCTTCTTCCTGGCAGCAGTAGTACATAAGCTTGCCGTTGCCGGGCATGACGGCCCCGACGCTGGTGGTCCTGCACTCTGTGAAGCGAGTATTTCTTTTTTTCAGTCGACATCCTGACTTTCGCATGGCACCCTCTCCACGATTTGAGACTCGGCGCGGCCATTTCAATATGCGCCTGGAGTCATTCTGTACCGGCGAGCCGTCATCCGCCAGCCGCTCTGTTGGGCCGAATAACCATTCGCCCAGCCGCTCTGTAAGGGGGAATAACCATTCGCCCACCTGTTCGGTAGGGGTGAGCAGTCATCTGCCCAGCCGCTCTGTAGGGGCGAATAATCATTCGCCCAGAGCCGGAGAGTATAATAAATTTTTTCTAACTGTAAAGTTTTGGCGGTTCACCCCAAAAGAATGGATCCTGCCCCGATGACCATCCTGCAAGCGCTCGACGTTACCAAGTATTACCGTATTGGCAGCCGCGACATCACCGTGCTCGACCATGTCTCCCTGGACGTCGCAGAGGGGGAGTTCCTGGTGGTGAAAGGCGAAAGCGGCAGCGGCAAGTCCACCCTGCTCACCCTCCTTTCCGGCCTGGACCGCCCGGACCGGGGGCGGATCTTCATCGAGGGCCGCGACATCACCGATCTTTCCGAGGATGACCTCGCGCCGCTGCGCAACAGCACCTTCGGCTTCGTGTTCCAATCCTTCCACCTGGTTCCATCCCTCACCACCATCGAAAACGTGACCTTTCCAGCAGAACTGCGGCAGGACCCCGCCGCCCGGGCCAAGGCCGGGGCGCTTTTGGAACGTGTTGGCCTGGCGCACCGGATGAACAGCTTTCCGCACCAGCTCTCCGGCGGGGAGAAGCAGCGCTGCGCCATCTGCCGTGCCCTCATCAACGAGCCGCGCATCATCTTCGCGGATGAACCGACCGGCAACCTCGATTCCGTCAACGGCTCCGCGATACTGCAGCTGCTCCTCGAATTACAGCGCGAGCGCGGCACCACCCTGCTCATGGTGACGCACAGCCCCGAGATTGCGCAGAGCGCGGACCGCGTGGTGACGCTCAAGGACGGCCGGGTGGTAACGGACGCGGCGCATGGTTAACCTCCGTTTCATCGCTCGGCAGATGACGGGGGCGAAACGGCAGTGCGCCGTTTTCATCCTCTGCGTCGCCCTCTCCATGATCACCCTGGTCTCGCTGGGAAGCTTCCGGGAGAGCGTGGAACGCTCCCTTTTGCAAGACGCCCAGTCGCTCCACGCCGGTGACATCATCGTCAGGTCCCACGCCGCTCTCCCCCCACCGGTGGAGAAGGAGATCGATGCGCTGGTGCGCAATGGTCAGGCAAAAAGCACGCGGTTTTGGGACTTTTACTCGGTAGTCATGAAAGTAAAGGGTGAAGGTTCCCTGCTCTGCAACCTGAAGGTGGTTGAACCGGGTTATCCCTTTTACGGCAGGGTCGTGCTCAGGTCCGGAAGGACGCTCGCCGAGGTGCTGCAGCCCGGCGGCCTCGTCGTCGAGCAGCAGCTCCTGGACCGCCTGCGCCTGCGACTTGGCGACCCGCTCAAGGTCGGCAACGCCACCCTCGTCATCCGCGACGTGGTGCTGCAGGAGCCGGACCGTCCGGTGAACTTCTTCTCCCTCGGCCCCAGGGTGTTCGTTGCAGCGGCGGACCGGGAGGCGCTGGGGCTTATCGGCTTGGGGAGCCGCGTGGAACACGTGACCCTGCTCAAACTGGCGCACCAGGGGGAGCTCGATACGGTCGCGGCGCGCCTTGCCGCAGTGACCGACGAAAACCGCGTCCGTGTCGCCACCTACAAGAACTCCGGCTCCAGGGTCAAGCGCTTCTTCGACAACCTCCTGTTCTTCCTGAACCTGAGCGGCATCTTCACCCTGCTCCTCTCCGGCTTCGGCATCCAGAGCACCCTCTTTGCCCTGCTAAAGGAACAGGAGCGGACCATCGCGGTGCTGAAAGCGCTGGGGGCGAAAAGCCGGTTCATCATCGGCCACTTCCTGGCTGTCACGCTGGTACTCGGCGCCATCGGCACCCTGGCCGGCCTGACCGGCAGTTTTCTTCTGCAGCGCTTCCTCCCCGCCCTGTTCAGCGGATTGATCCCCGCCCAGGTCACTCTGCGAATCTCATCCGGCGCCATCTGGGAAGGGATGGTGATCGGCCTCCTGGTG
Encoded here:
- a CDS encoding rubredoxin, with amino-acid sequence MQRWFCTICQYVYDPDEGDPVNDVPPDISFEELLPDWHCPVCKAAKSFFEPYPEEPER
- a CDS encoding ABC transporter ATP-binding protein — translated: MTILQALDVTKYYRIGSRDITVLDHVSLDVAEGEFLVVKGESGSGKSTLLTLLSGLDRPDRGRIFIEGRDITDLSEDDLAPLRNSTFGFVFQSFHLVPSLTTIENVTFPAELRQDPAARAKAGALLERVGLAHRMNSFPHQLSGGEKQRCAICRALINEPRIIFADEPTGNLDSVNGSAILQLLLELQRERGTTLLMVTHSPEIAQSADRVVTLKDGRVVTDAAHG